In the Sphingomonas sp. LM7 genome, one interval contains:
- a CDS encoding TatD family hydrolase yields MRLADSHCHLIYKGLGEQQPEVLARARDAGVVAMLNISTRENEWDDVIAVAEREADVWASVGIHPHEADQHPDIDTSKLVERAQHPRVVGIGESGLDYYYDHSDRDRQRASFRAHLSASRETGLPIIVHTRDAEEDTAELLRDEMGKGAFPGVIHCFTASGAFADIALDLGFYISISGIVTFKNARDLQETAARLPLDRLLIETDAPFLAPVPHRGKTGEPAFVADTCRFLAQLRGEDPEALAEATRQNFHKLFAKTLA; encoded by the coding sequence GTGAGACTGGCCGACAGCCATTGCCACCTGATCTACAAGGGCCTTGGCGAGCAGCAGCCCGAAGTGCTGGCGCGCGCCCGCGACGCCGGCGTGGTGGCGATGCTCAACATCTCGACGCGGGAAAACGAATGGGATGACGTCATCGCCGTCGCCGAGCGCGAAGCGGACGTCTGGGCGAGCGTCGGCATTCATCCGCACGAAGCCGACCAGCATCCCGATATCGACACGTCGAAGCTGGTCGAGCGCGCTCAGCACCCCCGCGTCGTCGGCATCGGCGAAAGCGGCCTCGATTATTATTACGACCACTCCGACCGCGACCGCCAGCGCGCCAGCTTCCGCGCCCACCTCTCCGCATCGCGCGAAACCGGTCTCCCAATCATCGTCCACACCCGCGACGCCGAGGAAGACACTGCCGAACTCCTCCGCGACGAGATGGGGAAGGGCGCCTTCCCCGGCGTGATCCACTGCTTCACCGCCAGCGGCGCCTTTGCCGACATCGCGCTGGATCTCGGCTTCTACATCTCGATCTCTGGCATCGTGACGTTCAAGAACGCCAGGGACCTGCAGGAAACCGCCGCGCGCCTGCCGCTCGACCGCTTGCTGATAGAGACCGACGCCCCGTTCCTTGCCCCCGTGCCCCATCGCGGCAAGACCGGCGAACCCGCGTTCGTAGCGGACACCTGCCGCTTCCTCGCGCAGCTCCGCGGCGAAGACCCCGAAGCGCTGGCCGAAGCCACTCGCCAGAACTTCCACAAACTGTTCGCCAAGACGCTGGCGTGA
- the mazG gene encoding nucleoside triphosphate pyrophosphohydrolase: MTDIPIARLTAIMARLRDPVHGCEWDSVQTFETIAPYTIEEAYEVADAIHRGDVAELRDELGDLLLQVVFHSRIAEEAGHFALPDVIASISDKMERRHPHIFGEAENGGHHLWEQIKAAERGAKGHESALAGVALGLPALLRAEKLQKRAARTGFDWPDPSGARAKIDEELAEVEAATTPEHRAEEIGDLLFAVVNWARKHGIDPEAALRGANAKFERRFKAMEDEAGDAFEGLDLDAKEALWVSAKAQG; the protein is encoded by the coding sequence GTGACCGACATTCCCATCGCCCGACTTACTGCGATCATGGCCCGCCTGCGTGACCCCGTGCACGGCTGCGAATGGGATAGCGTCCAGACCTTCGAGACGATCGCGCCCTACACGATCGAGGAGGCCTATGAAGTCGCCGACGCCATCCATCGCGGCGACGTCGCCGAGCTCAGGGACGAACTTGGCGATCTGCTCCTCCAGGTCGTGTTCCACAGCCGCATTGCCGAGGAAGCCGGCCATTTCGCGCTTCCCGACGTTATCGCATCGATCAGCGACAAGATGGAGCGCCGCCACCCCCACATCTTCGGCGAGGCCGAGAATGGCGGCCATCATCTATGGGAACAAATCAAGGCCGCGGAGCGGGGCGCCAAGGGGCATGAAAGCGCGCTGGCCGGCGTCGCGCTTGGCCTCCCCGCCTTGCTTCGCGCCGAAAAGCTCCAGAAGCGCGCTGCCCGCACCGGCTTCGACTGGCCGGACCCCAGCGGCGCCCGCGCCAAGATTGATGAGGAACTCGCCGAAGTCGAAGCCGCGACGACGCCCGAGCATCGCGCGGAGGAAATCGGCGACCTGCTGTTCGCTGTGGTCAACTGGGCCCGCAAGCACGGTATCGATCCCGAAGCTGCGCTGCGCGGCGCCAATGCCAAGTTCGAGCGCCGTTTCAAGGCGATGGAAGACGAAGCTGGCGACGCATTCGAAGGCCTGGATCTCGATGCGAAGGAAGCGCTGTGGGTCAGCGCAAAGGCGCAGGGCTAG
- a CDS encoding TIGR02281 family clan AA aspartic protease, with translation MSDWDSMDLIYLVGVLVLVLSALSVRKLSIGFVLRSLVTWALIIVLTVLAVAHRHEIGALFAAASTRLGIEDQQVDGETVRIRMAPDGHFWARVMLNGVERRMLIDSGATITAISARTASAAGIGESRGMPVMIETANGTVSARRGRIEKLEIGPLRTDDLGVVVSDSFGNLDVLGMNFLSKLHSWRVENKTLILVPKAGASDAGTDASIAPEPEPRRRVRRDDI, from the coding sequence GTGAGCGACTGGGACAGCATGGATCTGATCTACCTGGTCGGCGTGCTGGTGCTCGTGCTCAGCGCGCTTTCGGTGCGGAAGCTCTCGATCGGGTTCGTGCTGCGCTCGCTGGTGACCTGGGCGCTGATCATCGTGCTGACCGTGCTCGCGGTGGCGCATCGGCATGAGATCGGTGCATTGTTCGCCGCAGCCTCGACCAGGCTGGGCATCGAAGACCAGCAGGTCGACGGCGAGACCGTTCGCATCCGCATGGCGCCCGACGGCCATTTCTGGGCGCGCGTGATGCTCAACGGCGTCGAACGGCGGATGCTGATCGACAGCGGCGCGACGATCACTGCGATTTCGGCACGCACGGCCTCGGCCGCCGGGATCGGCGAGAGCCGCGGCATGCCGGTGATGATCGAGACTGCAAACGGCACCGTGTCGGCACGGCGCGGCCGGATCGAGAAGCTCGAGATCGGACCGCTCAGGACCGACGATCTCGGCGTGGTGGTTTCGGACAGCTTCGGAAACCTCGACGTGCTCGGCATGAACTTCCTGTCGAAGCTGCACAGCTGGCGCGTCGAGAACAAGACGCTGATCCTCGTGCCCAAGGCCGGTGCCAGTGACGCCGGCACCGACGCAAGCATCGCGCCCGAGCCCGAGCCAAGGCGCCGGGTGCGGAGGGACGACATCTGA
- the purF gene encoding amidophosphoribosyltransferase, whose translation MLTTHPFDDDKLREECGIFGVSNSEGAAALVALGLHALQHRGQEAAGITSWDGHQFHTHRAMGHVAGNFDRDDVIRSLSGNTAAGHVRYATTGDTAIRNVQPLYAELASGGFAVAHNGNISNAMRLRKDLVRRGAIFQSTSDTEVIIHLVATSQYRTLIDRFIDALKQVEGAYSLIVMTPEGMIACRDPLGIRPLVMGKLDDSIIFASETVALDVVGAEYVRDVEPGELVIVKGSEISSHKPFPAVAARPCIFEYVYFSRPDSIAEDRSVYSVRKAIGAQLAIESPVDADLVVPVPDSGVPAAIGYAQQSGIPFELGIIRSHYVGRTFIQPGDKVRHLGVKLKHNANKELIKGKRIVLIDDSIVRGTTSLKIVQMMHEAGAAEVHLRIASPPTRHSCFYGVDTPERAKLLAAKLDVEGMTDFIHADSLAFVSIDGLYKALGEAHRADIHPKYCDACFTGDYPTTLTDQDELQPVDQFALLEERVG comes from the coding sequence ATGCTTACCACGCACCCGTTTGATGACGACAAGCTGCGCGAAGAGTGCGGCATTTTCGGTGTTTCCAATTCCGAAGGCGCTGCGGCGCTGGTGGCATTGGGACTCCATGCACTCCAGCACCGTGGGCAGGAGGCCGCCGGCATCACCAGCTGGGACGGCCATCAGTTCCACACGCATCGCGCGATGGGCCATGTCGCCGGCAATTTCGATCGCGACGACGTGATCCGCAGCCTTTCCGGCAACACGGCGGCGGGTCATGTCCGCTATGCGACCACCGGTGACACTGCGATCCGCAACGTCCAGCCGCTCTATGCAGAGCTGGCGAGCGGCGGCTTCGCGGTGGCGCATAACGGCAACATCTCGAACGCGATGCGACTTCGCAAGGACCTGGTCCGGCGCGGCGCGATCTTCCAGTCGACCAGCGACACCGAAGTGATCATTCACCTCGTCGCGACCTCGCAATATCGAACGCTGATCGACCGGTTCATCGATGCGCTCAAGCAAGTCGAGGGCGCCTATTCGCTGATCGTGATGACGCCCGAGGGCATGATCGCTTGCCGCGATCCGCTGGGCATCCGCCCGCTGGTGATGGGCAAGCTCGACGATTCGATCATCTTCGCCTCCGAGACGGTGGCGCTCGACGTGGTCGGCGCCGAATATGTCCGCGATGTCGAGCCCGGCGAGCTGGTGATCGTCAAAGGCAGCGAGATCAGCTCGCACAAGCCCTTTCCCGCGGTCGCGGCACGGCCGTGCATCTTCGAATATGTCTATTTCTCGCGGCCAGACTCGATTGCCGAGGACCGCAGCGTCTATTCGGTGCGCAAGGCGATCGGCGCGCAGCTGGCGATCGAATCGCCGGTCGATGCCGATCTGGTCGTCCCGGTGCCCGATTCGGGCGTGCCGGCGGCGATCGGATATGCCCAGCAGAGCGGCATCCCGTTCGAGCTGGGGATCATCCGCTCGCATTATGTCGGGCGCACCTTCATCCAGCCGGGTGACAAGGTCCGCCACCTCGGCGTCAAGCTCAAGCACAACGCCAACAAGGAACTGATCAAGGGCAAGCGTATCGTGCTGATCGACGATTCGATCGTGCGCGGAACGACGAGCCTCAAGATCGTCCAGATGATGCACGAAGCAGGTGCGGCCGAGGTCCATCTGCGCATCGCGTCCCCGCCGACGCGGCATTCGTGCTTCTACGGCGTCGATACGCCCGAGCGGGCCAAGCTGCTCGCCGCCAAGCTCGACGTCGAGGGGATGACCGACTTCATCCATGCCGACAGCCTGGCGTTCGTCAGCATCGACGGTCTGTACAAGGCGCTGGGCGAGGCGCACCGCGCCGACATCCACCCCAAATATTGCGACGCCTGCTTCACCGGCGACTATCCGACCACGCTCACCGACCAGGATGAGCTTCAGCCGGTCGACCAGTTCGCACTGCTCGAAGAACGCGTGGGCTGA
- a CDS encoding Rho termination factor N-terminal domain-containing protein produces MAQDHGPQIKNDKLYEDLRADGASKEKAARIANAKAAGTLDKGGTHLENRSKDELYDEAKDIGIEGRSKMDKDELIDAIREH; encoded by the coding sequence ATGGCCCAGGATCACGGACCCCAGATCAAGAACGACAAGCTTTACGAGGACCTCCGCGCCGACGGTGCATCGAAGGAAAAGGCCGCGCGAATCGCCAATGCGAAAGCCGCCGGCACGCTCGACAAGGGCGGCACTCATCTCGAGAACCGCTCGAAGGACGAACTGTACGACGAAGCCAAGGACATTGGCATCGAAGGCCGCTCGAAAATGGACAAGGACGAGCTGATCGACGCCATCCGCGAGCATTGA
- a CDS encoding sigma-54 dependent transcriptional regulator: MSLDILVVDDERDIRELVAGVLEDEGYETRGAADSDAALEAIAERRPSLVLLDVWLQGSRLDGLELLDEMKRRDPSIPVLVISGHGNIDTAVAAIRRGASDFIEKPFEAERLLLLVERATETERLRREVVSLRLSVGRENDLTGNSAAINTVRATLKRVASTGSRVLINGGAGVGKEVAARLLHGWSQRSAAPFVIVSAARMTPERVEEELFGAEEGGDLVRPGLLEQAHGGTLFLDEIADMPIATQARILRVLTDQSFSRVGGTRVVKVDVRVVSATARDLMAEIAAGRFREDLYYRLNVVPVSIPPLTDRREDIPVLVEHFVAHYANERRVPTPEVAPDAMVALQSYEWPGNVRQLRNVVERTVILAPGDRIGRIDLDLLPPEVLGKPGDAGGATGANAIMGAPLKEARETFEREYLRVQIRRFSGNISRTASFIGMERSALHRKLKLLGITETREE, from the coding sequence ATGAGCCTCGATATCCTCGTCGTCGACGACGAACGCGACATCCGCGAACTGGTCGCGGGTGTGCTGGAAGACGAAGGCTATGAGACGCGTGGCGCCGCCGATAGTGATGCCGCGCTGGAAGCCATCGCCGAGCGCCGGCCCAGCCTGGTGCTGCTCGACGTGTGGCTGCAGGGCTCGCGGCTCGACGGGCTCGAACTGCTCGACGAGATGAAGCGGCGCGATCCCTCGATCCCGGTGCTGGTGATCTCGGGACATGGCAATATCGATACCGCAGTGGCCGCGATCCGCCGGGGCGCTTCCGACTTCATCGAGAAGCCGTTCGAGGCCGAGCGGCTGCTGCTGCTGGTCGAGCGCGCGACCGAGACCGAACGGCTGCGCCGCGAAGTCGTGTCGCTGCGACTCTCGGTCGGGCGCGAGAATGACCTGACCGGCAATTCCGCGGCGATCAACACCGTGCGCGCCACCCTGAAGCGCGTCGCCTCGACCGGAAGCCGGGTGCTGATCAACGGCGGCGCGGGCGTCGGCAAGGAAGTCGCGGCGCGGCTGCTCCACGGCTGGAGCCAGCGCTCGGCCGCGCCCTTCGTAATCGTCAGCGCGGCGCGGATGACGCCCGAGCGAGTCGAGGAGGAATTGTTCGGTGCGGAGGAGGGGGGCGACCTCGTCCGCCCCGGGCTGCTCGAACAGGCGCACGGCGGCACGCTGTTCCTGGACGAGATCGCCGACATGCCAATCGCGACGCAGGCGCGGATACTGCGCGTGCTCACCGACCAGAGCTTCAGCCGAGTCGGGGGTACGCGCGTCGTCAAGGTCGACGTCCGCGTCGTATCGGCGACCGCGCGCGACCTGATGGCCGAGATCGCCGCGGGGCGCTTCCGCGAGGATCTCTATTACCGGTTGAACGTCGTCCCGGTCTCGATCCCGCCGCTCACCGACCGGCGCGAGGACATCCCGGTGCTCGTCGAGCATTTCGTGGCGCACTACGCGAATGAGCGCCGCGTGCCGACGCCCGAAGTGGCGCCCGATGCCATGGTCGCGCTGCAGAGCTATGAATGGCCGGGCAATGTCCGCCAGCTGCGCAATGTCGTCGAGCGTACCGTCATCCTGGCGCCGGGCGACCGGATCGGGCGGATCGACCTTGATCTGTTGCCTCCCGAAGTGCTCGGCAAGCCCGGCGATGCCGGCGGCGCGACGGGCGCTAATGCGATCATGGGTGCACCGCTCAAGGAGGCGCGCGAGACCTTCGAGCGCGAATATCTGCGCGTCCAGATCCGCCGCTTCTCCGGCAATATCTCGCGCACCGCGAGCTTCATCGGGATGGAGCGATCGGCGCTGCACCGCAAATTGAAGCTGCTGGGCATCACCGAGACGCGCGAGGAATAG
- the hfq gene encoding RNA chaperone Hfq encodes MAEKQTSLQDLFLNSLRRSKVPVTMFLVKGVKLQGIVTWFDNFSVLLRRDGQSQLIYKHAISTIMPAGPIDLASLLEAAGEFQHKNPVLQEIFLNAVRRQQENVTMFLVNGVMLQGQIAAFDLFCMLLQREGMAQLVYKHAVSTIQPAHPLNLAEETTAPDGD; translated from the coding sequence ATGGCCGAGAAGCAGACCTCGCTTCAGGACCTTTTCCTCAACTCGCTTCGGCGCTCCAAGGTGCCGGTGACGATGTTCCTCGTGAAGGGCGTCAAGCTCCAGGGGATCGTCACCTGGTTCGACAATTTCTCGGTGCTCCTCCGCCGCGACGGCCAGTCGCAGCTGATCTACAAGCATGCCATCTCGACGATCATGCCCGCGGGCCCGATCGATCTCGCCTCGCTTCTCGAAGCAGCGGGAGAGTTCCAGCACAAGAACCCGGTTTTGCAGGAGATTTTCCTCAACGCCGTGCGCCGCCAGCAGGAAAACGTCACTATGTTCCTGGTGAACGGCGTGATGCTCCAAGGCCAGATCGCCGCATTCGACCTGTTCTGCATGCTGCTCCAGCGCGAAGGCATGGCCCAGTTGGTGTACAAGCACGCGGTGTCGACCATCCAGCCGGCGCATCCGCTCAACCTCGCCGAGGAAACAACGGCGCCCGACGGCGATTGA
- the hisI gene encoding phosphoribosyl-AMP cyclohydrolase, with protein sequence MDTNRETGNALDPKYDAAGLITAVATDAATGELLMLAHMNAEALEATLATGEAHFWSRSRARLWKKGESSGHVLRVVEARIDCDQDALWLKVEAAGPACHTGERSCFFRRIEDGCLVRDA encoded by the coding sequence GTGGACACCAATCGCGAAACGGGCAACGCGCTCGACCCAAAATACGACGCCGCCGGCCTCATCACCGCCGTCGCCACCGACGCAGCGACCGGCGAGCTGCTCATGCTCGCCCATATGAACGCCGAAGCGCTGGAGGCGACCCTCGCCACCGGCGAGGCGCATTTCTGGTCCCGCAGCCGCGCCCGCCTGTGGAAAAAGGGCGAGAGTTCGGGCCATGTCCTCCGCGTCGTCGAGGCGCGCATCGATTGCGACCAGGACGCGCTGTGGCTCAAGGTCGAAGCCGCCGGCCCCGCCTGCCATACCGGCGAGCGCAGCTGCTTCTTCCGTCGCATCGAGGACGGCTGCCTGGTCCGCGACGCATGA
- a CDS encoding MBL fold metallo-hydrolase produces the protein MKIRILGSGTSSGVPRIGNDWGACDPNEPRNRRTRASVLVSTDTTRILIDTSPDMRGQLLAADIADVDAVIWTHDHADHTHGIDDLRQLMHIRNGEPVRGYARAFTREQLETKFHYAFFGRALYRPTIALETLPDSLTIGDIRITVADQPHGGITSAGLRFDSKDKSIGYATDFHEMTSKMRALYTGLDVWVVDALRRAPHPTHPTLAQVVGWIGELRPRRSALVHMDNSMDYIGLTAELPEGIEPGYDGLEILA, from the coding sequence ATGAAAATCCGCATCCTCGGCTCGGGCACCTCCTCCGGCGTCCCGCGCATCGGCAACGACTGGGGTGCCTGCGATCCGAACGAGCCGCGCAACCGCCGCACCCGCGCCTCGGTCCTCGTCTCAACCGACACCACCCGCATCCTGATCGACACCAGCCCGGACATGCGCGGGCAACTCCTCGCCGCCGACATCGCGGATGTCGATGCAGTGATCTGGACCCACGATCATGCCGATCACACCCACGGCATCGACGATCTCCGCCAGCTCATGCACATCCGCAACGGCGAGCCGGTTCGCGGCTATGCCCGCGCCTTCACCCGCGAGCAGCTCGAAACCAAGTTCCACTACGCATTCTTCGGCCGCGCGCTCTATCGCCCGACGATCGCACTCGAAACCCTGCCCGACAGCCTAACCATCGGCGACATCCGCATCACCGTTGCCGATCAGCCGCACGGCGGCATCACATCCGCCGGACTTCGTTTCGATAGTAAGGATAAATCAATAGGTTATGCTACAGACTTCCATGAGATGACGAGCAAGATGCGCGCGCTCTACACCGGGCTCGACGTCTGGGTCGTCGATGCCTTGCGCCGCGCGCCGCATCCGACGCACCCAACTCTCGCGCAGGTAGTGGGCTGGATAGGGGAGTTGCGCCCGCGCCGTTCCGCACTGGTTCATATGGACAACTCGATGGACTATATCGGACTGACCGCCGAGCTGCCCGAAGGGATCGAGCCCGGCTATGACGGCTTGGAGATTCTGGCGTGA
- the metG gene encoding methionine--tRNA ligase, with amino-acid sequence MADPFYISTAIHYPNGRPHIGHAYEMIAADAIARYQRQHGRDVFFQTGTDEHGLKMVKTARDRGIEPRELADEMSSYFLEMADVLDISYDRFIRTSEPGHYAASQAIWQAMQDAGDLYLDRYEGWYSVRDEAFYEEKELTEGEGGVKLSPQGTPVEWTAEETWFFKLSKYQQPLLDLYAANPDFIRPESRRNEILRFVEGGLVDLSVSRTSFDWGVPVPGSPDHVMYVWVDALTNYITGAGYPDDADRFAKYWPADIHLIGKDIVRFHAVYWPAFLMSAKLPLPRQVFGHGFLLNRGEKMSKSVGNVVDPMQLAELYGVDALRYFLLRDVSFGNDGTFSDEAIVTRANADLSNSFGNLAQRVLAFIAKNCDGHVPEGRSEEADAVLLAEVDVACAAFRTAFDDLALSQGVETWMTGVFACNQYIDAQAPWALRKTDAERMNAVLRTLLRAIHRLATTILPVIPTSAGKLLAQLPSTDDEDFRIAPPTPIFPRLELQAAEEA; translated from the coding sequence ATGGCCGATCCCTTCTATATCTCGACAGCAATCCACTATCCCAATGGCCGCCCGCATATCGGCCATGCCTATGAGATGATCGCCGCCGACGCGATCGCGCGCTACCAGCGCCAGCACGGCCGCGACGTCTTCTTCCAGACCGGCACCGACGAGCACGGCCTCAAGATGGTCAAGACCGCGCGCGACCGCGGCATCGAACCGCGCGAGCTGGCCGACGAGATGTCCAGCTATTTCCTTGAGATGGCCGACGTTCTCGATATTTCGTACGACCGTTTCATCCGCACCTCCGAACCCGGGCACTATGCCGCGAGCCAGGCGATCTGGCAGGCGATGCAGGATGCCGGCGACCTCTATCTCGATCGCTACGAGGGCTGGTATTCGGTCCGCGACGAGGCGTTCTACGAAGAGAAGGAACTGACCGAGGGGGAAGGGGGCGTGAAGCTCTCGCCGCAGGGCACCCCCGTCGAGTGGACCGCGGAGGAGACCTGGTTCTTCAAGCTCTCCAAGTACCAGCAGCCCCTGCTCGATCTATACGCCGCCAATCCCGACTTCATCCGCCCGGAATCGCGCCGCAACGAGATCCTGCGCTTCGTCGAGGGCGGACTGGTCGATCTCTCGGTCAGCCGCACCAGCTTCGATTGGGGCGTGCCGGTGCCGGGCTCCCCCGATCACGTGATGTACGTCTGGGTCGACGCGCTCACCAACTACATCACTGGCGCGGGCTATCCCGACGATGCCGATCGCTTCGCCAAATACTGGCCCGCCGACATCCATCTGATCGGCAAGGACATCGTCCGCTTCCACGCCGTCTATTGGCCCGCCTTCCTGATGTCGGCAAAGCTGCCGCTGCCCAGGCAGGTCTTCGGCCACGGCTTCCTGCTCAACCGCGGGGAAAAGATGTCCAAGTCGGTCGGTAACGTCGTCGATCCGATGCAGCTCGCCGAGCTCTATGGCGTCGATGCCTTGCGCTATTTCCTGCTGCGCGACGTCAGCTTCGGCAATGACGGCACGTTCAGCGACGAAGCGATCGTCACCCGCGCCAATGCCGACCTGTCGAACAGCTTCGGCAATCTCGCCCAGCGCGTCCTCGCCTTCATCGCCAAGAATTGCGACGGCCATGTCCCCGAGGGCCGGAGCGAAGAGGCCGACGCCGTCCTCCTCGCCGAAGTGGACGTCGCCTGCGCCGCCTTCCGCACCGCATTCGACGATCTTGCGCTCAGTCAGGGCGTCGAGACGTGGATGACCGGCGTGTTCGCCTGCAACCAATATATCGACGCGCAGGCGCCCTGGGCGCTTCGGAAAACCGATGCCGAGCGGATGAATGCCGTGCTGCGTACGCTGCTCCGCGCGATCCACCGCCTTGCCACTACGATCCTCCCGGTGATCCCGACCTCGGCAGGCAAATTGCTCGCGCAACTCCCCTCGACCGACGACGAGGACTTCCGCATCGCCCCGCCGACCCCCATCTTCCCGCGACTGGAACTGCAGGCGGCGGAGGAAGCGTGA
- a CDS encoding SDR family NAD(P)-dependent oxidoreductase, giving the protein MTDKSLEGKIALVTGASRGIGAATARALGAAGAHVVLTARTAGGLEEVEEAIYASGGSATIAPMDLTENESVARLAAAVSERWNTLDLLVLNAASLGTLSAVPAIDFKEFAKVLTLNVTAQAAMLASFDPLLRTATQARVLGITSSVGRTPRAYWGPYGASKAAFENLLLSYGEEVRHVSGIRVGIIDPGATRTKMRARAFPGENAESVKAPEVVAERIAQLAIDGFETGYFERVG; this is encoded by the coding sequence ATGACGGACAAGTCGCTTGAGGGTAAAATCGCGCTCGTCACCGGCGCCAGCCGCGGCATCGGCGCGGCCACTGCGCGCGCGCTGGGCGCCGCGGGCGCGCATGTAGTGCTGACTGCGCGGACCGCGGGCGGGCTCGAGGAAGTCGAGGAAGCGATCTACGCGTCGGGCGGCTCCGCGACGATCGCGCCGATGGACCTGACCGAGAATGAGAGCGTCGCGCGCCTCGCGGCGGCGGTTTCCGAGCGCTGGAACACGCTCGACCTGCTGGTGCTCAACGCGGCGTCGCTAGGCACGCTGAGCGCCGTGCCTGCAATCGACTTCAAGGAATTCGCCAAGGTGCTGACGCTCAACGTCACGGCGCAGGCGGCGATGCTCGCTTCGTTCGATCCGCTGTTGCGGACGGCGACGCAGGCGCGGGTGCTGGGCATCACTTCCAGCGTGGGTCGCACGCCGCGGGCCTATTGGGGGCCTTATGGCGCATCGAAGGCGGCGTTCGAGAATCTGCTGCTGAGCTATGGCGAGGAAGTGCGGCACGTCAGCGGCATACGCGTGGGCATCATTGATCCCGGCGCGACGCGGACCAAGATGCGCGCGCGCGCGTTTCCGGGCGAAAATGCCGAAAGCGTGAAGGCGCCGGAGGTGGTAGCCGAGCGGATCGCCCAACTGGCGATCGACGGATTCGAGACGGGGTATTTCGAGCGAGTGGGATAA
- the hflX gene encoding GTPase HflX, giving the protein MSTGFDRDADEFSRGARAIVVYPEMGGSSRDAEARLEETAGLAAAIGVEVREKLAVKLRQPKPGTLIGSGQVEAIAETVRDQELQLAVFDAALTPVQQRNLETALKCKVIDRTGLILEIFGERARTAEGRLQVELAHLDYQAGRLVRSWTHLERQRGGFGFLGGPGETQIEADRRLIRDRMARLKKELDQVSRTRTLHRDRRQRAPWPVIALVGYTNAGKSTLFNRLTGADVMAENLLFATLDPTLRQISLPGIDKAILSDTVGFVSELPTQLVAAFKATLEEVVSADLLIHVRDIAHPDTDAQRADVEKVLSEIGVALETPRFEAWNKLDLLDEERRALLLDDAGKREDVMPISAWTGEGIDTLIETVAARLTAGHRRYTITLPAGDGAGGAWLHQHGEVVEQRIEGDAAVYEVRMAPGDYERFLTRQG; this is encoded by the coding sequence ATGTCCACTGGTTTTGATCGCGACGCCGACGAGTTCTCCCGCGGCGCGCGGGCGATTGTCGTCTATCCCGAAATGGGCGGCAGCTCGCGTGATGCGGAAGCGCGTCTCGAAGAGACCGCCGGGCTTGCCGCGGCGATCGGAGTCGAGGTGCGCGAGAAGCTCGCAGTCAAGCTGCGCCAGCCAAAGCCGGGGACGCTGATCGGCTCGGGCCAGGTCGAGGCGATCGCGGAAACCGTGCGCGATCAGGAGCTTCAGCTCGCGGTCTTCGACGCGGCCTTAACGCCGGTGCAACAGCGCAACCTCGAAACCGCGCTCAAGTGCAAGGTGATCGATCGCACCGGGCTGATCCTTGAGATTTTCGGCGAGCGCGCGCGTACTGCCGAGGGGCGGCTGCAGGTCGAGCTTGCCCATCTGGATTACCAGGCGGGCCGGCTGGTGCGCAGCTGGACCCATCTGGAGCGCCAGCGCGGCGGGTTCGGCTTTCTCGGCGGACCCGGCGAGACACAGATCGAAGCCGATCGGCGGTTGATTCGCGACCGGATGGCGCGGCTCAAGAAGGAGCTCGACCAGGTCAGCCGAACGCGGACGCTCCACCGCGACCGGCGCCAGCGCGCGCCGTGGCCGGTGATCGCGCTGGTCGGCTACACCAATGCTGGAAAGTCCACGCTTTTCAATCGCTTGACCGGTGCTGACGTCATGGCGGAGAACCTTCTCTTCGCGACGCTGGACCCGACCTTGCGGCAGATCTCGCTGCCCGGCATCGACAAGGCGATCCTCTCCGACACGGTGGGGTTCGTCTCCGAACTGCCGACCCAGTTGGTCGCGGCGTTCAAGGCGACGCTGGAGGAAGTGGTGTCGGCCGACCTGCTGATCCATGTCCGCGACATCGCGCACCCCGATACCGACGCCCAGCGCGCCGATGTCGAGAAGGTGCTGAGCGAGATCGGCGTGGCGCTGGAAACCCCGCGGTTCGAGGCCTGGAACAAGCTCGACCTGCTCGACGAGGAGCGGCGCGCGCTGTTGCTCGACGATGCCGGCAAGCGCGAGGACGTGATGCCGATCTCGGCCTGGACGGGCGAGGGGATCGATACGCTGATCGAAACGGTCGCTGCACGGCTGACCGCGGGACACCGGCGCTACACGATCACGCTGCCTGCTGGCGACGGGGCGGGGGGCGCCTGGCTCCACCAGCACGGCGAAGTGGTCGAGCAGCGGATCGAGGGCGATGCGGCGGTGTACGAAGTCCGCATGGCGCCGGGCGACTATGAGCGGTTTCTCACCCGACAGGGGTGA